A window of Thunnus thynnus chromosome 17, fThuThy2.1, whole genome shotgun sequence contains these coding sequences:
- the si:dkeyp-113d7.1 gene encoding uncharacterized protein si:dkeyp-113d7.1 — translation MTDLETECLSLGLPPECAPAPPPLDTSLQVDCGPGPAASAPALALLSSDCPTPTLSSLAAEIAEPLVMLPCVKSEPEDGDLEPIRTVDLSEIQPLSTAELGQDQIKMEISGLDYIKSEHHGHHGNHHLGPFHHTDVTELDYKSHYEPSSVFDYISQVTDTLEYIKSDHHVDLQCYYTTELGSLKSEYPECNAISGHLQHNGLESIHMAELRTELNKLRPDALLMDGIGKLDPEFGGGTLYELQPAAEGKMSADVTAAGQGGGSLVITTKTQNPTARKPRNMQGEKPFSCTQCGKNFSTLGNLKTHQRIHTGERPYTCSQCGKSFGQAGNLKRHQLIHTGQKPYVCAHCPKGFTKADDLRSHQRLHTGERPFICVTCGKSFGQSKELKAHQLSHTGERPFCCQHCGKSFTKETSYHNHVQIHTGEKPFTCSQCGKTFSNSGVLKTHEKIHTGERPFGCTQCGKSFGRLGHLKAHQQIHTGERPYACPHCGKTFSQSGHLKAHEQIHKRERADTASTSSNGGSSSSSSSSSSSSSSVGSDSS, via the exons ATGACAGACTTAGAGACTGAGTGTTTGAGTCTCGGGTTGCCCCCCGAGTGCGCCCCTGCCCCCCCGCCTCTGGACACCTCCCTGCAGGTGGACTGCGGCCCAGGGCCCGCCGCCTCGGCCCCGGCGCTGGCTCTCCTATCCTCTGACTGCCCCACGCCGACGCTCAGCTCGCTAGCGGCGGAGATCGCCGAGCCGCTGGTGATGCTGCCGTGTGTGAAGAGCGAACCGGAGGACGGGGACCTGGAGCCCATCCGGACCGTCGACCTGTCGGAGATCCAGCCGCTGTCCACCGCTGAGCTGGGCCAGGACCAGATCAAGATGGAGATCAGCGGCCTGGACTACATAAAGTCTGAGCATCACGGTCACCACGGCAACCACCACCTGGGCCCGTTCCACCATACCGATGTCACAGAGCTGGACTACAAGTCGCACTACGAGCCCAGCTCAGTGTTTGACTATATCTCCCAG GTGACGGACACGCTGGAGTACATCAAGTCAGACCACCACGTGGACCTGCAGTGTTACTACACCACGGAGCTGGGCTCCCTGAAGTCTGAGTACCCAGAATGCAACGCCATCTCTGGCCACCTGCAGCACAACGGCCTGGAGTCCATCCACATGGCCGAGCTCCGCACCGAGCTCAACAAGCTGCGGCCCGACGCCCTGCTGATGGACGGCATAGGCAAACTGGACCCTGAGTTTGGAGGCGGGACACTCTACGAGCTGCAGCCAGCCGCGGAGGGGAAGATGTCTGCTGATGTGACGGCGGCTGGGCAGGGAGGCGGGAGTCTGGTCAtcacaaccaaaacacaaaacccAACGGCGAGGAAACCTCGCAACATGCAGGGTGAGAAGCCTTTCTCTTGCACACAGTGTGGGAAGAACTTCAGCACGCTTGGAAACCTCAAAACACACCAACGCATCCACACAGGCGAGCGGCCTTACACCTGCTCACAGTGCGGCAAGAGCTTCGGCCAGGCCGGCAACCTCAAACGGCACCAGCTGATCCACACCGGCCAGAAGCCGTACGTGTGTGCACACTGCCCCAAAGGCTTCACCAAGGCCGATGACCTGCGATCTCACCAGCGGCTGCACACGGGTGAGCGGCCGTTCATCTGCGTCACCTGCGGGAAGAGCTTCGGCCAGTCGAAGGAGCTGAAAGCTCACCAGCTGAGCCACACGGGCGAGCGGCCGTTCTGCTGCCAGCACTGCGGCAAGAGCTTCACCAAGGAGACGAGCTACCACAACCACGTGCAgatccacacaggtgagaagccgttCACCTGCTCGCAGTGTGGCAAGACTTTCAGCAACTCCGGCGTGTTAAAAACCCACGAGAAGATCCATACGGGTGAGCGACCGTTTGGCTGCACGCAGTGCGGCAAGAGCTTCGGCCGCCTCGGCCACCTGAAGGCTCACCAGCAGATCCACACGGGGGAGCGGCCGTACGCCTGCCCCCATTGCGGGAAGACTTTCAGCCAGTCGGGTCACCTTAAAGCACATGAGCAAATCCACAAACGAGAGCGAGCGGACACGGCGAGCACCAGCAGCaacggcggcagcagcagcagcagcagcagcagcagcagcagcagcagcagcgtgggCAGTGACAGTAGCTAA